A single window of bacterium DNA harbors:
- a CDS encoding ThiF family adenylyltransferase yields the protein MNDMRFLRQQDVVDAEKLANLQVALIGLGSIGSVSGLYLAKMGVVSLTTFDADVVDIHNVSNQAYGMSDVGLLKADAFSILVENQTGVLPNTIGLQYDGRMLSGIVISAVDSMKSREVIWKSVRDQSSVRLYLDARMGLETLVVYAVRPTVREDRIAYSQTLCNDSDALQEPCTERTICYTPLLAGSVLCSLVKRFVCDEMIPARIVLDLATMTLLAAQ from the coding sequence ATGAACGACATGCGATTTCTACGACAACAAGATGTTGTCGATGCCGAGAAGTTAGCGAACTTGCAAGTTGCACTGATCGGTCTCGGCAGCATTGGGAGCGTCTCCGGTTTGTATCTCGCCAAGATGGGAGTGGTCAGTTTGACCACTTTCGATGCCGATGTTGTGGATATTCACAATGTCAGCAATCAGGCCTATGGGATGTCTGATGTTGGATTGTTGAAGGCTGATGCTTTCTCTATTCTCGTTGAGAATCAGACCGGAGTGCTGCCGAACACCATTGGTTTGCAATACGATGGACGGATGCTGTCTGGAATCGTAATCTCGGCTGTTGATTCAATGAAGTCACGCGAAGTGATTTGGAAGTCAGTTCGTGATCAATCGAGTGTGCGCCTTTATCTCGACGCGCGTATGGGTTTGGAGACGCTGGTTGTCTATGCCGTTCGGCCAACGGTTCGCGAGGACAGAATCGCCTACTCACAAACACTTTGTAACGATTCCGATGCTCTTCAAGAACCATGCACGGAACGGACGATCTGTTATACGCCTTTGCTGGCTGGGAGTGTACTCTGCTCGTTGGTGAAGCGGTTTGTGTGCGATGAGATGATACCTGCGAGGATCGTGCTTGATCTTGCGACGATGACACTACTGGCAGCACAGTAG